Genomic DNA from Trichoderma asperellum chromosome 5, complete sequence:
AGTCATTGTCGGTATGTAACTCCTTGTTCTCTTGTCCATGCACCAatccagccaagccagcGCCACAGCAGACGGGCGTTGCTCGTCATAATAATGCTTTGTCCCCATTTAGAGGGGTTCGATGCTGGCTAGTGAGGCTTGTAACGGTATAGCTAATACGGCAGCTCTGTCCAGGAGGTGGCATCATCGGCTGCACCACCGCCTACTACTTGACCCGCCACCCCAAGTTCAGCCCTGCGTTGCACACCATCACGCTTCTGGAGGCCGCTCCATCAGTGGCTGCCGGTGCCTCGGGAAAGGCTGGTGGCCTTCTTGGGCTCTGGGCATATCCATCGAGCATCGTTCCACTATCATACAGACTGCACGCGGAGCTTGCCGCTGAGCACGACGGGGCCAATCGCTGGGGCTACCGCAGGCTAAAATGCGGCAGCATCGAGGCAGTTGTGACGAAGAAAAAGCTTAATGAGCTCCAGAACTCCGCAGATGATAATGGCAAAGCGTGGGAGAAGCTTCCCAAGCAGGAtgaagccgccaaagaacTGCTCCAGGACGAGGAGCTACCTGCTGATCTGGATTGGATAGATCGAGAGGTGGTGAGAGGATGGGCTGAAATGGGGTCACCGGGAGCTACCGAGACTGCTCAGGTGCATCCATACCACTTCACAACTTCAATTGCAGAGCTAGCTCAGAAGGCGGGCGTCACTATCACAACTAATGCAAAGGTTACGAGACTCGTCACATCAAAGCTAAGCGTCCAAGGGGTCGAGTATTTGGACCGGACAACGGACGAGACCCGCAAGATTACGGATGTGACCGATATTATTGTCGCTGCTGGGCCATGGACCGGCCGAGTGCTCCCTCGCTCAAAGGTTGAAGGCTTGAGAGCTCACAGCGTTGTCTACGACGTCAATATCACTCCTTATGCGGTATTCACAGACATTGAGCTGCCCTCGGACTTTATTCCCGAACATCGAGCAAAGATGGggcagaagaggcagcaTAAAGGCAGGGTAGATCCCGAGATATATGCTCGGCCGTTTGGTGAAGCATATGCATGTGGTAAGTCACTCAAAAACGGCACGCTTTCCACAGATGGGAGATGATGTATTAAGCGCTGCAACAGGCGAGCCCGACAGCGACGTGCCACTACCAGAAACAGCTGATCAGGTTCAATTTAACGAAGCCCACTGCGACGACATCATCTCATATTTTGCAACCGTGAGCCCCGTGCTGGCCACTGCGCCAATCAAAGCCAAACAGGCCTGTTACCTGCCGCGACACATACGCTTTGGACAGGAGAGCGGTCCTCTCATAGGGCCCACGGTCACTCCCGGCTTATGGGTTGCAGCTGGCCATACCTGCTGGGGGATCCAAAACGGCCCAGCGACGGGAAAGCTAATGTCAGAGTACATTTTGGATGGCGAAGCGAAGAGTGCGAGCGTTGGCAATTTGGATCCAAGGAAGTTCAAGGTCTGATGgatattttttgttttattttcccCCATATTTAAGAGTGCCTATCAGTTCAATAAGCAACTATGAGATTGTAGAGGTTATAGAGTTTATGAAATTGAATGCGGCGCGCGCATTGTTTGAGGAGAGGCAGGCCTGGATAATTGTTTAGCTAGTATGAGTCTCATGTGGTGGTGTCTACTCTcgatataaatatagtatactGACCCGAATGTGGGACCATTTATACTGCCGGCTTAGCTACCAATTCAAGTGAAGATAGCCAGtggtttatatattaattcaTCATTCTCTCTCAGACTTCCGCACTCCTACCATTTTCTACCAGCTTCGTCGAATCTTTAATTCTAGTCTCGTGCAACGTCTCATCTCCAATTTCCTCATCACATAGAGCTTCGTCGCTGATTCCACATAGCAGTCCATGTTGCACTCATTACCTCAATTTCGCAGGCTTGAGGCCGGCCAACTGAAGAGATTCAAAAATTATGACTACATATATTTCATTGATTCGCCATTGCAAGTTGTCAATTCTTCTCGGAGCTACGCTGTACATGTTGTTGACCATTCGCAGACAAGACGCCGCGGATGCGCTGCCCCACGCGGACCGCTCTGCGGACCGGTCCATCGCCCAACCACGCATAGAGGGGTACAATGGCATCACAGCAGTTGCACCTCTGCAAGAGGCAAACAATGTCTGAATTCCTCTACCAGAGCTCTCTGATGATTGCATCTCCAAGATACTGGCGCGCAGAGACAGGACAGTGCCATAAGGCGCCTCCCCTATCGGTTTACAAGGCCTGGGCAGGATCCGCTAGACGAGATTGACGACTGACGATCTGCGCCGGGGCCTTCGGCTGCTACCCTGGCATATCTTCCCTTTGTCGTGGGACAGGATAATGGCATCTCTTTGCGCATCAAGCATTTCTGAATCCAAGTTCCAAACAGCGCGACGCCTGTCAGATGGTAAGCGGATGGCTAACCTTGCCCGAATCAAGATGCCGCTGTTGGTTCTGAGCACCATATCTTCTTTGCGTATGTAAGCTGATATATCGCAAGGTACACTTCAAAATGGAGTCTGAATCATAAACCATCATCAACTCCCTGTCCAGCCCACTACGGTCTCAGATACATCAAGCTGTTGCTAAATCTGCGGCATGGAGGGTTCGATGGGAGAGTCGCTTGGGCTTCGTCAATTAGGCTGAAGGCATTCCTGTCTAACTGAACCTGGCCCCGAGATATTCCCTTCAGATGCAGCTAATGAACAAGTAGAGTTCGTGCAGATTAGCTACATCTGTGCTGGCCTCTATTGCCCGATTCAGAAATCCCTGGTGCTTCAAGAATCTCGCTGCCTGTTCGACGGGCGGACCTTGAGAGGCGAGATGAGCCACCCGATTGCTCAATCGCCAAAGTCGCTCATACTAAAGCAAGCCGACAAGGGTGAAGCTACAGGCATTTGGAGACACGCCTTCAAggatgccatgccatgcaagAAGGGGATGGACTGCAACGCGAGAAAAAGATCAACTGTCCAGCCTAGGAATCGGAATAAGAAAACCAGGCCTGCGCAGAGGCCAGCGGAATCCTACTTTGCAGTCGTCTAATTCGCCGGCTTATGGGGTATACGACACTATTATACAGGTATGTCACCAATATATCGATATTTGCCTATACCAAGTATAAATCAGCAAGTGGCGGTTTGTCAGCGGGACAAACCGAGTCATTGCTGGCATTTACAGAGTCCAAGCCCTGCTGACCTGGAGGCAATCGATAGACTTGATGGCACCGATGGCGAGCTGTAGTTCACTAATCAACCCGAATTATCCATTTGGCTGAGCGATGATGGAGGAAATTCTCAGTCACGAAGATGAGAAACGATGGCATACGATGCGAGACTATAAAGCTGTCAAATGCTATATTCAACGGCGAGCGATACGTTAAAGCGACGAAGCGCGATACACGCTTAAAGGAGTAAATCCATCCCCACGGGGAGTGTCCATCGCAACTACAACTAACAGCTAGAGGCCGCTAAAGAGTGCTGCTGGGTGCTACATTAGTTGATCCCGGCCAGGAGACCTCAGCTTAGAGGTACCGAGTACTAGCGAACAGCGCTAAAGGTACAGCGAGGTCTTGCGTCAGCTGCCCACCAACGGCGCGCTGTGCGCTCTGGCCCGCAGTCCTTGGACAGCCTGGCACCGCCCCTGGCAGGTACCCAGCGGCAGCCGGCCTGTAGCCAGTACCTCTCCCGCCTGCCAGTTATGCAGTTATGCACACACGCTACCGGTTGTGTACCCCGCTCATTCTTTTATTCCAGCATTCGTCGTGCTGCACCTCATCTCGACCTCGCTGTCAATGGTTTTTTTCGCCTCCGTAATCTGAGGCATGCGGCGACACCATGTCCTCGTCCGACGGAACAGCAGCCGATGCTTCATGGGAACGGTCCGATGGCCGATCGCGGCCACCGCCAACTGTCAACACCATCCGCCGCATCCGCCAGGCCTGCACGAATTGTCGGTGCGCGCAACCCACCAACCAACATGTCGCCGGTCCAGCTTTCTCTGGGCTTTGGGCATGTTCGATGAGCA
This window encodes:
- a CDS encoding uncharacterized protein (TransMembrane:1 (o6-25i)), with the protein product MTTYISLIRHCKLSILLGATLYMLLTIRRQDAADALPHADRSADRSIAQPRIEGYNGITAVAPLQEANNV
- a CDS encoding uncharacterized protein (EggNog:ENOG41~TransMembrane:1 (i7-24o)), producing MEGQRNIVIVGGGIIGCTTAYYLTRHPKFSPALHTITLLEAAPSVAAGASGKAGGLLGLWAYPSSIVPLSYRLHAELAAEHDGANRWGYRRLKCGSIEAVVTKKKLNELQNSADDNGKAWEKLPKQDEAAKELLQDEELPADLDWIDREVVRGWAEMGSPGATETAQVHPYHFTTSIAELAQKAGVTITTNAKVTRLVTSKLSVQGVEYLDRTTDETRKITDVTDIIVAAGPWTGRVLPRSKVEGLRAHSVVYDVNITPYAVFTDIELPSDFIPEHRAKMGQKRQHKGRVDPEIYARPFGEAYACGEPDSDVPLPETADQVQFNEAHCDDIISYFATVSPVLATAPIKAKQACYLPRHIRFGQESGPLIGPTVTPGLWVAAGHTCWGIQNGPATGKLMSEYILDGEAKSASVGNLDPRKFKV